The genome window AATAATGaccttaaaaaaaacaaaacaaatggtatatattgttaggaattaaaataaacttatatataatcattaattttttatttttgagaATGAAAATTGCtaataatttgaaaattttgctacaatataatttaacaTGATTAATTAATAAGTTTCCTTGTTTGagatacatatatttttaatgctatgtatgaataatttgttttcaaaaaatgGGGGAGTAATGAAAATAGAAGGCTACAAGCATGTTAAGTAAAAACATGAGCATTTTATGCAAGCAAGGTATACAAGCATGCGCATATATAGATAGAGCAATGGGTAGCttatatattcttattCACTTAGTTATTTTGTCATTTATTTGCATATTGTTTTGGCAATTTTTTAAGTGCATTTTGACTAATTTGATTTAGGTGGAAATTTTAAAGAGCACATAAAAAAGGCTTGTTAACAAATCCATggattattaattaaaaatttttttataagagAAATGGAAAACAAATTTGTGATTAAAAAAGGGGGAAAAggattaaataaaattgtatagaataaatttatatgtatataatttgaaCATTTTCCATAactaaatataaaaagaaggaatcatagaaaaaataataaagttGATTATACAATTTAACATGTCTGTGcatgcaaaaaaatataacaggtagattaaataaaaaaatattaaattattttgaaataataatttgataaaacaaaatatataattagtGATAATGAAGCtactatataaaaaagcaGAGCATGATAGTATGGTAATATCTCTTTTAActgaagaaaatgatgatttatggaatttgtataatttgATAAGCATTAACGATTTATGTGAAGCATATACATCAAGAAAAGTTCATAAAGAAATAGGAAATAATTCATATGCTACTGAAATAAGAAAGATGGTGCtagttttaaatataactaAAATAGATTTCGAttctataaataataatttaagaATATCAggaaaaaatgtaaaaaataatgaatttgttaaaattgGACAATATCACACATTTGATATAGgtattaatgaaaaaataaaaatagtgaaaaaaaactgGGATAATGTATTTAAAGATAAATTAGAAGAATGCacaaatattcaaaatatttcagAAGTtggtattttattaattgatTGTGGACATGCAAACATGTATTTAATGACtgatcatttatataaaacagTTTTCAGTATAAATAAGAtaatacacaaaaaaaaaagtgaaaatagtataaattctatgtataaaaaatctttggacaatttttttaaagaagTATTAATTAacttaatgaaaaatatgaattatgagaaaataaaatgtattgTTTTAGGGGGTCCtggtttttttaaaactgatttttttgattatatatataaaaagtcAGATATGAAAAACAACAAAGAAATGTTGAGTATAAagaataaatttataattgtaaaaacaagtaacatatataagaattcactaaatgaaataataaatgataataatatgaaaaaaatgattttaaatatgaaagTTGTATCACATGTAGATATATTAAACcaattttataaactttttgaaaaaaatgaaaagaaaatatgttaTGGGGATTCAGAAATTGAATATGCAACTTCCTTAAATGCTATCGAATCTTTGTTAATAACCGATGgaaaaataagaaattGTAATGCTGATAgcagaaaaaaatatgttaaaattattgaaaaagtgaaaaaaaatggaaaagtttttatattttctgaTAATCATATATCTGGGGAACAATTAAACTCATTGACAGGTATTGCCgctattttaaaatttccAATTActtttgaaaatgaaaaaaaatattatgaggATAGTTATAATATCTAACAATAAAACAACTTGTTTGTATCAAtgcaattatttttttttatataattcaaaaaatttgtaaaaataaagtatcATATAGTTAGACAACCATGATATATGCAAAGAGGTAAACAAAATAGTTATTcgtgatatatttttaaaattttatatttctcaatttttagatattttttaaattaaacattttttttcgtttttttattttcaatgtgtacatatatgatacacatattattatgatgtatttatattattgttttattctaattttttttttttttaaattatccATGTATGTGCATACTAAATCATATTGCcgataaataatatacatcTTCTATTTTTTCGCTAAGATCAAGTATgtatattatgcatatacatatgttttattatttttttttgttttatactGGAATATGTTGTTGCCATTATTCACATTTGTCTATGGCTAGTATAcatgatatatattctatACATGCATATGTCGGATTATGTTGAAAAAAGTGtgataaataattataaccATTTTAGTATAGTTTATGGTATATTATTCTTTGGCATATcatatgaatttttatttactaattataattttatcaaaaataatatgaaataatgTAAAGAAGGTGCATGCTTATATACTGCAAAATAGTGCTACAgcttttaataaaaaaaataaacattgtaaatatgaaaataagatagaaaaattatatagacatttaataatactccttaaaaaaaattatatataaagtatATATGTCTATGTTGcgaaatattatcatttttttttttaatatattagaaaTTGTAAATGTTTCAGTTTTAGTTGTTTTTGGTTgtgtaatataaaaaaataaaattagaaaaaaaagtatatatatgcaaaaacataattggtgtgaaatatttttatgtggTGAGATTATAGGCATCTGCTTAAATATTGTTTCTTATTCTTGTTATTGCTTGTTATTTTGTGTTTTCTAAAATGAAggtatttatttacttGACAATCATTCAACTGATTGTATATTCCTATAAATATGTGGATGGATCCAATGTGATGTCGAAATTAAACAAAAGTAATGAGAAATATGTAAATCAAGAGtttaacaataaaaataatgacggatgtaatacaaaaaataattatttaatagaAGAATATAGTAATGAATCAAATGAGTTATCAGAAGAATCATATATTGATAATACATATGGAGaaggaaaagaaaaatatgatgaaGATTTAGAAGAAGTAGATAAAGAATTTGCAAATTTAAATCAAAACAGTTTTGATGAAATTAATAATCTGAATTCAAAAGAAGCTAATAAAAATCttagaaataatattaatgtatCAAATTGTGAAAGCAACAAAGATAGAAATAATGgagtaaaatatttttctgatatattatacgaagaaaaaaaaagaaaaatattgttaattcatattttgaaaaatataaaaaaaagtttacATAGACAAAATGAAAACTTTAGAAACTTTCTTTCCTTTTTAAgtgaaaattatgaaaattatgaaaaatttactttgttaaaaaatagtgcatatatgaataaaaataatttaaaatatccAAATATGTCATTAGGAACTTCAAACTCTGAAACTATTCAATCCTTTTTGAGCATTCAAGAAACAAATAACAAATGTCCTATGAAATCACAAAATAACGAAAATGATGGAAATGACGAAAATAACGATATCCaagatgatgaaaataatgatattccaaatgatgataatggaaaaaaagaaaataattcagAAGAAATTCAAGAAATTATCGATATCTTAAAAAAACTTTTAAActctaataatatttcttttcaacaaaaagaatatttaaaactaATTATTCAAGTTTTAGAATTAGAAGGTAATTTATTAgacaaagaaaaaatacaagttgaattaaataaaaatattattaacatattAATGGGTAAATCAAATGAGTTAAGAGATTTAGCAATCAAGTTAAGTAATGAAAATGGAAATCCTGAAAGTTCACAAAGAGTTGATTTAGCTCAAAATATTGTTTCAAATC of Plasmodium berghei ANKA genome assembly, chromosome: 6 contains these proteins:
- a CDS encoding protein pelota homolog, putative, which encodes MKLLYKKAEHDSMVISLLTEENDDLWNLYNLISINDLCEAYTSRKVHKEIGNNSYATEIRKMVLVLNITKIDFDSINNNLRISGKNVKNNEFVKIGQYHTFDIGINEKIKIVKKNWDNVFKDKLEECTNIQNISEVGILLIDCGHANMYLMTDHLYKTVFSINKIIHKKKSENSINSMYKKSLDNFFKEVLINLMKNMNYEKIKCIVLGGPGFFKTDFFDYIYKKSDMKNNKEMLSIKNKFIIVKTSNIYKNSLNEIINDNNMKKMILNMKVVSHVDILNQFYKLFEKNEKKICYGDSEIEYATSLNAIESLLITDGKIRNCNADSRKKYVKIIEKVKKNGKVFIFSDNHISGEQLNSLTGIAAILKFPITFENEKKYYEDSYNI
- a CDS encoding rhoptry-associated leucine zipper-like protein 1, putative, which produces MKVFIYLTIIQLIVYSYKYVDGSNVMSKLNKSNEKYVNQEFNNKNNDGCNTKNNYLIEEYSNESNELSEESYIDNTYGEGKEKYDEDLEEVDKEFANLNQNSFDEINNLNSKEANKNLRNNINVSNCESNKDRNNGVKYFSDILYEEKKRKILLIHILKNIKKSLHRQNENFRNFLSFLSENYENYEKFTLLKNSAYMNKNNLKYPNMSLGTSNSETIQSFLSIQETNNKCPMKSQNNENDGNDENNDIQDDENNDIPNDDNGKKENNSEEIQEIIDILKKLLNSNNISFQQKEYLKLIIQVLELEGNLLDKEKIQVELNKNIINILMGKSNELRDLAIKLSNENGNPESSQRVDLAQNIVSNLLNLSVELKNTGNIVYNNIQGQGELLQKIDETMSKAGNELKNIRVHTSYKGMNSNDDNNDNDNNDNNDNNDNNDNNDNNDNNDNNDNNDNNDNNNNNDNNNNIIEVGKGNKSKYYKKNKSRHGLKQLKKLGNNPNGKNNDNKKNTLKHFNLDENMKNHFFNIFKKDEITLKKLYAMLSNLI